From a single Brassica napus cultivar Da-Ae chromosome C9, Da-Ae, whole genome shotgun sequence genomic region:
- the LOC106375482 gene encoding peroxidase A2, with translation MAVTNSSATCNGLFIISLLGIVSSLFGTSSAQLNATFYSGTCPNVSAIVRSTIQQALQSDPRIGASLIRLHFHDCFVNGCDGSLLLDDSATIQSEKNAVPNANSTRGFNVVDDIKTALENACPGIVSCSDILALASEASVSLAGGPTWTVLLGRRDGLTANLSGANTGLPSPFEGITNITAKFTAVGLNTTDVVVLSGAHTFGRAACATFNNRLFNFNGTGSPDPTLNSTLLSSLQQLCPQNGNASVVTNLDLSTPDAFDNNYFTNLQSNNGLLQSDQELLSDTGSPTIPIVTSFASNQTQFFEAFALSMIKMGNISPLTGSSGEIRQDCKVVNGQSTTQAIELRSGSAEKAVNLAEM, from the exons ATGGCTGTAACAAACTCGTCTGCTACTTGTAATGGTTTGTTCATCATCAGCCTTCTTGGTATCGTTTCTTCACTGTTTGGGACATCATCTGCGCAGTTAAACGCAACGTTTTACTCCGGCACTTGCCCTAACGTCTCTGCCATCGTTCGCAGCACTATTCAACAAGCTCTTCAGTCTGACCCGAGAATCGGAGCCAGCCTTATCCGCCTTCATTTCCACGACTGCTTTGTTAAC GGTTGCGACGGGTCGCTCTTGCTTGACGACAGCGCAACCATCCAGAGCGAGAAGAACGCTGTACCCAACGCAAACTCAACAAGAGGATTCAATGTTGTGGATGATATCAAAACTGCCCTCGAGAATGCTTGTCCCGGCATCGTCTCTTGCTCTGACATTCTAGCTCTTGCCTCTGAGGCCTCCGTGTCTTTG GCAGGAGGGCCTACATGGACTGTGTTACTAGGACGAAGAGATGGTCTCACCGCGAACCTGTCTGGGGCGAACACGGGCCTTCCATCTCCTTTTGAAGGCATCACCAACATCACAGCTAAATTTACAGCTGTCGGGCTGAATACAACCGATGTAGTAGTCTTATCTG GAGCGCATACGTTTGGACGTGCAGCTTGCGCAACCTTCAACAATAGACTATTCAACTTCAATGGAACAGGAAGTCCAGACCCGACTCTGAACTCAACACTTCTCAGCAGTCTTCAACAGCTATGTCCTCAAAACGGCAACGCATCAGTAGTCACCAATCTTGATCTGAGCACACCTGATGCTTTCGATAACAATTACTTCACCAACCTTCAGAGCAACAATGGTCTTCTTCAGTCAGACCAAGAACTGTTATCTGACACCGGTTCTCCCACCATCCCTATTGTTACTTCCTTCGCAAGTAACCAAACTCAGTTTTTCGAGGCGTTTGCTCTGTCCATGATCAAAATGGGGAACATTAGTCCGTTGACTGGGAGTAGTGGAGAGATTAGACAAGACTGTAAGGTGGTTAATGGACAATCCACCACTCAGGCAATTGAGTTAAGGTCTGGCTCTGCTGAGAAAGCAGTGAATTTAGCAGAAATGTGA
- the LOC106374260 gene encoding peroxidase A2 — protein sequence MAVTNTPTTCDGLFIVILTTLVISSSLFGTSNAQLNATFYSGTCPNASAIVRTTIQQALQSDSRIGASLIRLHFHDCFVNGCDASILLDNSGSIQSEKNAGPNANSARGFNVVDNIKTALENACPGAVSCSDILALASEASVSLSGGPSWTVLLGRRDSLTANQAGANSSIPSPFESLSNITSKFSAVGLNTNDLVALSGAHTFGRARCGVFSNRLFNFSGSGNPDPTLNTTLLSSLQQICPQNGTGSGITNLDLSTPDAFDNNYFTNLQSNNGLLQSDQELFSTTGSATIAIVTSFASNQSLFFQAFAQSMINMGNISPLTGSSGEIRLDCKKVNGS from the exons ATGGCTGTAACAAATACTCCTACTACTTGCGATGGTTTATTCATCGTAATCCTCACCACTCTCGTCATCTCATCTTCACTTTTTGGAACTTCAAATGCGCAGTTAAACGCAACGTTTTACTCCGGGACGTGCCCTAACGCCTCTGCCATCGTACGTACCACTATTCAGCAAGCCCTTCAGTCCGACTCTAGAATCGGAGCAAGCCTCATTCGTCTTCATTTTCACGACTGTTTTGTTAAT GGGTGTGACGCATCGATCTTGCTTGACAACAGTGGAAGCATCCAGAGCGAGAAGAATGCTGGCCCGAATGCAAACTCGGCTAGAGGATTCAACGTTGTCGATAATATCAAGACTGCCCTTGAGAATGCTTGTCCCGGCGCTGTCTCTTGCTCTGACATTTTAGCTCTTGCCTCAGAAGCCTCAGTTTCTTTG TCAGGCGGGCCTTCATGGACTGTATTACTGGGCAGAAGAGATAGTCTCACAGCAAACCAAGCCGGGGCAAATTCGTCAATTCCTTCTCCATTTGAAAGCCTTAGCAACATCACGTCTAAATTTTCAGCTGTCGGGCTAAATACAAATGATCTAGTAGCCTTATCTG GCGCACATACGTTCGGACGTGCTCGATGTGGAGTGTTCAGTAACAGACTATTCAACTTCAGTGGCTCGGGAAATCCTGACCCAACTCTAAACACGACACTTCTAAGCAGTCTTCAACAGATATGTCCTCAAAACGGCACCGGATCAGGAATCACCAATCTTGATCTGAGCACACCTGATGCGTTTGATAACAATTACTTTACCAACCTTCAAAGCAACAACGGGCTTCTTCAGTCGGACCAAGAACTGTTCTCTACCACCGGTTCAGCCACGATTGCGATTGTTACTTCCTTCGCAAGTAACCAGAGTCTGTTTTTCCAGGCCTTTGCTCAGTCCATGATCAACATGGGGAATATTAGTCCCTTGACAGGGAGTAGTGGAGAGATAAGACTAGACTGTAAGAAAGTAAACGGAAGTTGA
- the LOC106375481 gene encoding homeobox-leucine zipper protein HAT14, which produces MELALCLGDNTNKFSFMEKPSKTNNNPSASSTSTSDKDLGFNMGLNVLGFGGHRSLSSSSSPSMEDEKDKNKRKLAPKAIDSDGFRVSSSVDPSLQLQLHFPWLPENSRQGGRISGAATVPEEEEEAALSMSVSPPDSVTSSFRLDFGIKSYGYERRNNKRDIENDEVERSTSRASNEDNDDDNGATRKKLRLSKDQSAFLEDSFKEHSTLNPKQKIALAKQLNLRPRQVEVWFQNRRARTKLKQTEVDCEYLKRCCESLTEENRRLQKEVKELRALKTSSPFCMQLPATTLTMCPSCERVATSVSHPSSSATHNIDLSKSSFHSPLISVKPGPGKQVS; this is translated from the exons ATGGAACTAGCCTTGTGTCTAGGTGACAATACTAACAAGTTCTCTTTTATGGAGAAGCCCTCGAAGACTAATAATAATCCCTCTGCCTCATCGACCTCAACTTCCGACAAGGATCTTGGGTTCAACATGGGTTTAAATGTACTTGGTTTTGGTGGCCACAGATCGTTGTCATCCTCTTCGTCTCCCTCGATGGAAGACGAGAAGGATAAGAACAAGAGGAAACTAGCGCCGAAAGCAATTGATTCTGATGGATTTAGGGTTTCGTCTTCCGTAGATCCGTCACTACAGCTTCAGCTTCACTTCCCTTGGCTCCCTGAGAATA gTCGGCAAGGAGGAAGGATCTCAGGGGCAGCTACGGTTcctgaggaggaagaggaggcaGCGCTTAGTATGTCAGTGTCCCCACCGGATAGTGTAACGTCGTCGTTTCGGTTAGACTTTGGGATTAAAAGTTATGGttatgagagaagaaataatAAGAGAGATATCGAAAACGATGAGGTTGAGAGGTCTACTTCAAGAGCCAGCAACGAAGACAACGATGACGACAACGGAGCAACCAGGAAGAAACTAAGGCTCTCTAAGGACCAATCTGCTTTTCTTGAAGATAGCTTCAAAGAACACAGCACCCTTAATCCT AAGCAAAAGATAGCGTTGGCAAAGCAGTTGAATCTTCGTCCTCGTCAGGTTGAAGTTTGGTTTCAAAACAGACGAGCCAG GACAAAGCTGAAGCAAACGGAAGTGGACTGTGAATACCTAAAGAGATGCTGTGAGTCACTAACCGAAGAAAACCGGAGGCTTCAGAAAGAGGTTAAAGAATTGAGAGCCTTGAAGACTTCTTCTCCTTTCTGCATGCAACTTCCGGCCACCACTCTGACTATGTGCCCTTCTTGTGAACGCGTTGCCACCTCAGTATCACATCCCTCCTCGTCAGCTACACACAACATTGACTTGTCCAAGTCATCATTTCACAGTCCTTTGATTTCGGTTAAGCCTGGACCGGGAAAACAAGTTTCATGA